CGAATTAACTGTTTAGAAAACCAAAGAAGATATTTGGTAGCCTTTTTTGTTGTAGTTGgtataaattcattaattttttcaaacacacaattaTTAGTTTTATTCAGCAAGATCGATCACATCAGAAGATTGATAAAAACCGGACCAgtcataatttttaatagaattgtAGAGAGCAAAAAAATTACCgattttgtaatttcaaaacaTAGAATCTGATTTGTTTTTGAACGAGAAACAGTCTATTATAACATTCATATTCAAAGCAGGATGATACAGGTCTTCTTTGATAAGCACATCATTTGCATGAGTTACAGTAcactggaaaatattttaaaaacaaagatCTAAAAGATTTTTTGATAGTTGAATTTTATTGCAACGCTTTAACCCGAGGCTAGTAGTAAAATTAAGAAGGTATTGAACCTTTGATTTCATGTGTGTATGTACGATGTTATCAGTGAGATTGTTAGCCCAATCAATGCCAGGAACGTTAAAATAACCAAGTATCATTACTTCTACGAGGTATGGCTATTAAATAACCAAACTGAAGTCGTAACACTTTTTATTCATAACCAATTACAGCAGAAGTTTTATCGCCTTCAATGTACTCCCCTTGGTGATCCCTACACCGCTCCATACGACGTTTCCATTGTTGAAAGCAGTCCTGGAAGTCCTCTTCTGTCAGCTGGTTGAGGACCTCCGTCGCAATGGAAATAGAAAAAAGTCACAGGGGGCAAGGTCGGGCAAGTACGGTGGATGTTCCAACACAGTGATGCCGTATTTTGAGAGGAACGCTTTCACAGACAAGGCAGAATGGGCTGGTGCATTGTCTTGGTGAAGGATCCAGTACTTGGTCTTCGTCTTCTCACACGCTCATGTAGGCGTCAGAAACTCGATGTAGAAATGTTGACTGACCATCTGACCCTCGCGTACCCAGTGAATGTAGACAATGCCACAAATGCCAAAAAAGAAAatcatcattgttttgtttttttccttggCGAGCTTGGGCTCTTCCAATTCATGGATTGCCTCTGTTTTGGGATCGTAAGTAAAAAACCACGATTAATCACAAGTAATCACATTGTCTAACAAATCTGGATTAGTGGTGATGTTGTTTAGAATGTCAGTACAAATGTTCTGTCTTGATTCCTTTTGCTCGGGAGTGAGGAGTTTCAGCACCATTTTTGCGCAAACCTTCCGCATGTTAAGGCGGGTACAGACTAGAACATTTTAGCGAACAGAACAGCGAACAGTGTTCGACACATTTTACGAACAGTGTTCAGATTTCGAAAGAACATTGTTTGCGAACATTGTTCGAGGTGTGTTCCCTGTGACCCATTCCGTACTTAGCAGTGGCACGATGAGTACACAGGCGCAAGTAGCAGCAGCTGTATATATTTACATTCACTATGCGGTTAAAAAGCGAAGGAAATCTCGCCGTTGGTGGATTACAAAACTGTATGAAAGTAGGACAACATATAGTGGCTCGAACTTGTTGGCAGACTTAAGTTTTCAGTCAGTCAGTGGTCTTTACAAGAACTTTACAAGAATGCACCCATCAGATTTTGAGTGGTTGATCAATTTGATAGGAGCGAAAATTGGTAAGAGAGATACGTCGTTCAGAAAAGCAATTCCAATTACAGAAAGACTGGCATTGACATTACGTTTTTTAGCAACTGGTGATTCGTATACCAGCCTtcagtatgtatttaaaatttcaaaacagacTATCAGCACAGTTATTCCTGAAGTGTGTTCTGCTCTCATCGAAGGACTTGAGGATTACATTAAGGTAAGTATTGACTTATTCTGCGGTACTGTGTAATTGAAAGATTTATTAAcgtaattttctacatttatttataagaaatgaCAAAGTTGTTTACACTGTGTTACAAATCATTAGGAGCactgtaattaaaacaaaaatattttataagagatCGTGAATAATgaaatcatcatcatcagacgTCAAGGTAGGTGATCCTGCTGAAGGACACGGGGTTGTAGGGTTGGACAATACAGTGTTTGACTGCATGACAGAGTTGTCCGATGGAAAATGACATGGATAGTGTGGTTGTATAAAATTCTGAGTGTTATTGTAGAAACCCCTGTTAGCGCGAAGGAAAATACCCATAATGTCATTTTCAATTGTACATCTAGTATCAACGTTGTACTGTCTCAACTTAGATGCGACCAAATTTCCAAAATGTTGGCACTCATCGTTAAGCTGACTCGCGGTGGACGACAATATATGAAAGGCTTTGTCCAGACGTGCATCTTCGACTCGCTGCTTCTTCTTTTTCGGTACAGTTTCCTGTGCTGATTCTCCAACTGCACCACATTCTACGTCTCTCTCTTCGCTTTCTACTCGCATCTGAAAAATgtcataataagtaattataaataaattatcgttTGAGCCAAATAATGTTTCACTGGTTTTATAGCTACATCGTTTAAATGGTTATTACACCACACAACAGTAATTCTTGcattttgcaaaatttcaagTCAAATACGTGTGTATAATAATGTTTCTGCGTCCCCTTCATTGGACTAGTTGCCACTGAGTTAGGCAGAAACataaacaagtaaatgaaataaatggGATAAATGTCAAAGGAGAATTATAACAACCGGTCGTTACATGTGGTTCTGAATATATCTGTTACAGATTCCTACTACTGAAGAAGAATGGGCGGCAGTAGCAAGAGAATTTGAAAGCAAGTGGCATTTCCCACATTGTGTAGGCGCGCTCGACGGTAAACACGTTGTATTACAGTCACCTATGAATAGTGGAAGCGAGTACATAAACTACAAAGGATTTTTCAGTATAGTACTTTTTGCTTTGGTAGATGCCAATTACAATTTCTTATTTGTAGATGTGGGATGCCAAGGCCGAATATCGGATGGTGGCGTATTTGCAAATTCTGAGCTGGGCAAAAGGATTGCATCAAACTCATTGCATCTTCCTCCCGCCGCCCCATTGAGGAACAGAAACACAGATatcccatatttttttattggggaTGAAGCATTTCCTTTGTCGGGCAACCTTATGAAGGTATATGCTGGTTATCATTGTAAAGGGACAAAGGAACGGATTTTTAACTACAGGTTGTGCAGTACTCGCAGGGTTGTGGAAAACGTGTTCGGCATTGCATCTTCAGTTTTTCGCGTGCTGAGGAAACCTCTTCTCTTAGAACCACAAAATGCTGAGCGAGTTGTAATGACTGTTGCCTTGCTTCACAATTTCTTGAGAAAAAGACCAGAATCTGCTACAGTTTACACACCCCCGGGAACATTTGATAATGAAGAAGCGGGAGACGTAATACACGGGCGTTGGAGGGATGATGGTACAGATATGGGTTCGTTGTTGCCAGTTACAAGGGTTCCCCGCAGATCAAAGAATGCGGTACTTGACGTAAGGGAAGAGTTGGCGGAGTATTTTACACGAGAAGGGAAAGTAACGTGGCAAGATGAATATGCTTAGTATGAACGTTTGGTACCAAGCAACTTGTACTTACCGTCGAAATTGTCTTTCTTGGTTTATTTTTGTCCAGCAAGAAACGTAGACTTTCGAAAGCGAACCAGGAACTTCTGTACATTTCGTCAGTTCCTGTAACAAATTACTGTTTGTAGAACAATTTGTgcgacttaaaattttgtttacgtaatcaaaatgtactaatgttttaaaagaatccactttacaaaataaaactgaaatgaacCCACCTTTTCCAGTTCCAGCAGTGTCTTTCATTTTCTTCCTCTCCCTTCTTAATGCTGATAGCAAACTCTCCATTTTCTTCTTACATTCGTCCACATCTCTGTCCATTTCGGCCCCGATTTCTTCCCACGCGTCTTGTTTTCTAATTTTGTTGAAATGATTAACATTGTTTGGGTCCCATATCACTGTTTGTTGTTTATACAAATCTATCAGTTTTATTTGATCTTCCTTGGACCACTCCATTCTCATATAACAAAAGAGTCACGCGCCGCTACTAACTCCGTGAAGACAACACCGCTCCACGTCGACAACTGAATGTTCGCAGGAAGTGTTCGCAGCGACGTCCAGACTGTTATCCGAGCCACGGCGAACATCCTTTGATGTGACTGGCAAAAACCGACAAATATCGGATCGCAACCGAACAAACAACCGAACATTTTTTGTTACGGGGAAATGTTCGTTTTCCCGTCCACATTGGTTGCAAACATGTTCGCGAACAATGTTCTGTCCGTTGAAATGTTCTAGTCTGTACCCGCCCTTAAATGATTTATGCAAAATCTGTTCAACACTTTCTTTGTAGATTCCTGTTATTTCAGAAAGCCCTCGGATGCTCAGACGATGGTCAGCATGGATAAATTTACCAATTTGTTCAATGCTTTTGTCAGTTTTTGACGTTGAGAGCCGTCCTGGGCGCCGATCGTCTTCGGTCGTTTCACGCCCTTCTTTAAAACTTTTAAACCACTCAAAAACTTGTGTGAAAGATAAACATTCATTCCTGTAGACTTCTTTCAATATTGCATAAGCTTCTGTGGCAGTTTTCCCTAGTTTAACAAGAAAATTGAGGTTAACCTGTTGCTCCGTCTGACCACTTGGCATTTTTCCAATGCGTCAATAGTGCGTAGACTAATTCAATCAACTGCTACAGTCAACCTGAGCGACCTTGTGCcatgtattagggatttaggcacgttttatttaaaattttgtaagcttaaatatttttggaaatttattttttttactcatcttattttctttacggccaggccctcagcctctgttctcagaggcgagctgattttctttcccagcctcatgctaggctagcattctggctaatatttctcccgcctccaggcacgtcgagggccggtaactttatttcttcgcgggacctcttttgcctagagcagcttgtgaagcagtgctgagccctgctaactcagtcacgaatcggtataaggttcactagcagcaagacacgacaggaggatcccgtgggccttgcgtcccacagaccatgcgttttttgaagccatccccctcctgctcacccaccctttcttctcagaagagaagctaggagcgacgaccgctcgggtacgttaaccgaagtcaaggccatctcaggcttgacagccgcagttacgattctggactttaatggcacctagcgacggctgtggtcactaacgccacttgtgggcgtcggcagcgccgacaccagcgctcgcgcggaggtaacgacaacctctctcccccttatgtctcaggccgctaggtggcaccactggttactccattaccccctagcttgacactctcgtcggtcactagtcgatttattagtacttcttctcgccaccaaaagatagcgcctcagtcgcgcagtcactccagtaagatctaattttttttatgccggacaccttcgggtgcactcggtaattttcggctcagagcctaccccccctcccattctctagagaccccgcgcttatgatattctggtgatatcccgctctggacttacttcggtgcgcgcctcctgactgactggtaccatttgtatctgcgatcttcggcgaatcatcgacattgcatcgtatattatgtagtcttctcagactagagggatggagtccctatctaaaattattaaccagtcagtagtttagttgaaagtagagaaacttagtatttttttttatatttttttttaaattaatcatgatgacttccgtggctaccgcgaatcgtggttcgggttttcggagacgagacgccctctcctgagcgccaggaccaacaccctgttttggtaagtcttgacgtcatccccccctttatttccctctattggccttttgtgccgtttaagtatactgtctggaaacaggtctaattctttggaatttggacctgtgtttcagacagggttccaagtttggggcagccaaaatcctctgccagaacctctggagtcggttcctgagcagaatccatctttagacctactacctcgatcaccgtctacctacagccgcgggtgatacccgcataattctattattctattcacgaactcaaaaaaaaatagtgtaacccagttaagacagcggacagtaaaagcagttcgaggagacgaaatttatataatgttttgcaaggactataagtacaacctgtaaagttaccaatgttaatttcattcatgtttttaaatattgtaatttttgttaagcattcagggccggcccgatagtaaataagttcaattagtaaataagtgtaattgtgaggaatgtaaataagatcacttatcaatgaaaaacagacgttactaaggaaaatttaatctataaaaaagaaagaacaatgattaataaaataaggaagtctatagacgtaacagttgtttttatttatttaataaataataacgatcctttttctcccaagtgttcgtagggagtctctaaattttctttgtttactcctagtgtcgcctctgatgttgacttttatagctattaattctgggccccagtattcagagtttccaaatctttttaactacttatttaattattctttaagacacttggggtattacaaccTGCTGGCTTGTTTAGCGAGCCCAGGGTGGGGGAAGGACCATCACACACAGTCATGTTCTAACATATCATGGCATGCTCGCAGTTTACTGGGAGCAGCATCAGTTCTGTTATTTAATAGCCACACCTTGTATACATGTAACGAGTTTGTCTTGTAAGGTCTAAAAATATTCTAAGTAGGCATTTGCAGTCAAATCAGGGGGGAAGTAAATTAAACCAAGTGttaagagatttaaaaaaatgacattttgatttttaatCATATAGCTTAATTCCAGGGGAGTAATAGTTATATATGGGTTTTGCTATTGTgagtttaaatttattaatagcAATTAAAACACCTCCACATCTTAGCTTGTTTGTGAGTTATGGATTCCTGTCATTTCTGAAAATTATATTCATTGAACCAGATTTCAGTGAGACAGGTGATATATTGGGAGATTATAAGATTTTCATAGAATTCATTATATTTTCTTCTTAGTCCTCTGACGTTTTGATATGAGATTATCCAATCCTTAGTGTTTGGTTGTACTGAATTATAATTGAGATGCTCCTCCTGGCATCTGGATTGAAGAAGAATTCAGTCACGTTGTCCGTGGAAGGAATAGATGTGGGTCTAGTGGTAATGACAGGCTCCTCTGTGGTGATTACGTTGTTGGCTATTTGCTCTGGATAGAGTTTCCCATAGTAGGGGCTAATAAGACAACCGCTCTGTCAGATTACTATGTTGTTAATCCTGTTAAAGTCTTCCTCTAGGACAGCAACTTGAAAGGTTGCGTATGAGTCTTATTTTGTTTGCAGTTTGTCACTTTGACTTGGGACATTTTTGGTTCATTGGAGAAGTAGTCGATAATTTCTTGTTCTTTCACGGTTGGATTGAATTGTGTG
The DNA window shown above is from Bacillus rossius redtenbacheri isolate Brsri chromosome 2, Brsri_v3, whole genome shotgun sequence and carries:
- the LOC134529464 gene encoding uncharacterized protein LOC134529464, with protein sequence MRMEWSKEDQIKLIDLYKQQTVIWDPNNVNHFNKIRKQDAWEEIGAEMDRDVDECKKKMESLLSALRRERKKMKDTAGTGKGTDEMYRSSWFAFESLRFLLDKNKPRKTISTMRVESEERDVECGAVGESAQETVPKKKKQRVEDARLDKAFHILSSTASQLNDECQHFGNLVASKLRQYNVDTRCTIENDIMGIFLRANRGFYNNTQNFIQPHYPCHFPSDNSVMQSNTVLSNPTTPCPSAGSPTLTSDDDDFIIHDLL